In the genome of Paenibacillus pabuli, one region contains:
- a CDS encoding N-acetylmuramoyl-L-alanine amidase, producing the protein MAEKLVVLDPGHGGKDPGASGPTKKREKDFVLTMALKVEAILKNVPNVTVSLTRRTDVYIELSDRAKVANRMKADFFVSIHANSFLSTSHGSETFYKKDNSKSAAQVLNKAMVGASGLYDRGVKYGNFAVIRETTMPSVLLEVGFISNPEEEKLLFDSAFQDRVAMAIAKSICDYMGVKFVVSEQPSRPTPVSYPIMEVTVHAEPAQKFEGINVSGVTWVPSRPIGEYLGGRIGYKKGQVTINGNLVETMNIGGTGYVPARALTENVGARLFWGKDNPTKVDIYPKEAV; encoded by the coding sequence ATGGCAGAAAAGCTGGTAGTTCTTGATCCTGGACACGGCGGTAAAGATCCGGGAGCTTCTGGACCAACCAAGAAAAGGGAGAAAGATTTCGTGCTGACTATGGCACTGAAAGTGGAAGCTATCCTGAAGAATGTCCCGAATGTCACCGTATCGCTCACCAGAAGAACAGACGTATATATCGAACTTAGTGATCGGGCGAAAGTGGCCAATCGAATGAAGGCTGATTTCTTTGTCTCCATTCACGCGAATTCATTCCTAAGCACTTCACATGGATCGGAAACCTTCTATAAAAAGGATAACAGCAAGTCGGCGGCACAGGTGCTCAACAAAGCAATGGTTGGTGCATCCGGCTTATATGATCGAGGTGTGAAATACGGAAACTTTGCTGTGATCAGAGAAACCACAATGCCATCAGTACTATTAGAGGTAGGATTCATATCTAATCCAGAGGAAGAGAAGCTGCTGTTTGATTCTGCATTCCAGGACCGTGTAGCAATGGCAATAGCCAAGAGTATTTGTGATTACATGGGCGTGAAGTTCGTTGTCAGCGAGCAACCAAGCAGACCGACGCCAGTGAGCTATCCAATCATGGAGGTCACAGTACACGCTGAGCCGGCACAGAAGTTTGAAGGAATTAATGTCAGTGGTGTGACCTGGGTTCCTTCCAGACCAATTGGCGAGTACCTGGGAGGGCGAATTGGATACAAAAAGGGACAGGTAACCATCAACGGTAACTTGGTTGAGACAATGAACATAGGTGGAACCGGTTATGTACCAGCTCGTGCGCTTACTGAGAATGTAGGGGCAAGG
- a CDS encoding LPD38 domain-containing protein, which yields MATRLEQFSEEQRKKAMEIRESALNGTLNLQQPSAPINPRTQAVQSYIANQKSMNELKLALPPALTQPGSDIYMNSTLGRSMAGDPQAIQSYKQATGFDLTPAPPQPSQYEINKQKIADSAAKSKFADFVSPFSNLMNDLTYGNPVGGFVTRAVGTGGGMLLGTPSMAPGSTGNATADRVADIAGIAGGVLGAGFNPSGGGNLITAPWKAANGVMATRAGNSLTNLVGGGINKILPRLSPTTASRVAETAIRGAATGAISNTNMGLIQGQNSNSDILKNASLGAGLGAAGDLVIAGAGAGIRSLLSKSKGARLPDTMGQPLSESATPTQRLDINEPPVSVAQHTPDALPAQMEVPTPTARQASVVPDTVTPQQQTVNKADTATNISPNTHTVNPRTEAVQKFQESQQAPAALDDFLKSRPGRERVAPISPEPAPTLNRVEQEAAQVVETVQKSRVRDRVYDMLDSAEKAARERIAKRRGNINSNPLPEWGDYAIIGAAKMGKGTIKFSDWTEEMVKDLGEQFRPSAEKVYQQAKEELRRQERLATKEGQAAKAFNESGAGNAETFSSKVNRGSTKKKTTSFEKKWERVRTQFVDETAPLEGLEKRVTGKVASAENSIYKMARMFKGTPEKANQVVKDKLAPIINQAEKAGYSADELGNYAVAVHARDINAAGMKSGFTNAEIAAVIRKYENTELEAARQGLVQLNKDMMKELVDSGVVSQQLADVLADRWKNYIPMFRVFDDTAEGFGGSVSQALANVASPIKTLKGSERNVDDPLINMVKNIFQSTNAAERNKVASQLKRLSDIDTEGNFIRRLDPDEKVGNKNVVNVRVNGENVKYEVEPEVYRAMLNLDKESSNMLINILSKPASLLRAGATLTPEFSLRNPMRDVLQAYVTSNSKFNPITDFTAGLIQSIKKGPLYKDWIENLGAYGNVLSMDREMHKKALQSVLKEKPGKKFVNVLTGKAFINILRAITDTTESATKVGEYRAALRQGVSKQEAAYRSRDLMDFARAGSSVRQANKIIAFLNANIQGKSKLIRSIKENPVGTTTRMFVAATLPTLAIVAANRQFANETQKQTIADAPDWMRDTFWLMAIPGTDMVARIPKPFDIAPIFANLPERAAQFVLDKDPDAFDGFMRRSLSDAALPVQITGLWPFIEGMANYSFFREGAIIPQREQGLAYKDQYDPTRTTEVAKLLAGIMSKATGEKGMLKNFSSPRIMDNTIQGLTAGLGTYATSAMDTILKGVGAVDRPASPEKRLEQKPFLKAFLVDPLQSTKGTDKLYTRKDELAKEKASAKLNGTTFDKVVELKTLENAADQMSKINKQIRTIEGDVNLTAKQKRDQIEPLLTQRNEISRNAMQK from the coding sequence ATGGCGACAAGGCTTGAACAGTTTTCAGAAGAACAGCGCAAGAAGGCGATGGAGATTCGCGAATCGGCGCTGAATGGTACTCTTAATTTACAGCAACCTAGTGCGCCTATTAATCCGCGTACGCAGGCGGTACAGAGCTATATAGCAAACCAAAAATCGATGAATGAGCTAAAATTAGCCTTGCCGCCTGCGTTGACTCAGCCTGGATCAGATATCTATATGAATTCGACCTTGGGAAGATCTATGGCTGGAGATCCGCAGGCAATTCAGTCGTATAAACAAGCTACGGGATTTGACCTGACACCTGCACCGCCACAGCCGAGTCAATATGAGATTAATAAACAGAAAATAGCTGATAGTGCTGCCAAGAGCAAATTTGCTGACTTTGTTTCGCCATTCTCCAATCTGATGAACGATCTCACCTACGGTAATCCCGTGGGTGGTTTCGTTACCCGGGCTGTTGGTACCGGTGGAGGCATGTTGCTCGGCACACCTTCGATGGCTCCTGGTTCCACAGGCAACGCTACAGCGGATAGAGTGGCCGACATTGCTGGGATTGCTGGCGGAGTTCTTGGCGCTGGATTTAATCCATCTGGTGGCGGAAACCTCATAACAGCACCATGGAAAGCGGCCAACGGTGTGATGGCGACCCGTGCAGGGAACAGTCTGACGAATCTAGTCGGCGGCGGCATTAACAAGATCCTCCCGCGCTTGAGTCCGACAACAGCAAGCAGAGTAGCAGAAACGGCTATTCGCGGAGCTGCAACAGGTGCAATCAGTAACACCAACATGGGATTGATTCAAGGACAGAACAGCAACAGCGATATCCTCAAAAACGCTTCTCTCGGTGCTGGATTGGGTGCAGCTGGTGACTTGGTGATTGCAGGAGCTGGCGCAGGTATACGGTCGCTGTTGTCTAAATCAAAAGGAGCACGACTGCCAGACACAATGGGTCAGCCATTAAGCGAATCAGCTACTCCTACACAGAGATTGGATATCAACGAACCGCCTGTAAGTGTTGCACAGCATACGCCTGATGCATTGCCAGCACAGATGGAAGTACCAACTCCAACAGCGCGGCAAGCATCCGTTGTGCCTGACACAGTGACACCACAGCAACAAACGGTCAATAAAGCAGATACAGCAACGAATATCAGTCCCAACACACACACTGTGAACCCAAGAACCGAAGCTGTTCAAAAGTTCCAAGAGAGCCAACAGGCTCCTGCAGCGTTAGACGACTTCCTGAAATCACGTCCTGGTCGTGAAAGAGTTGCGCCTATATCACCTGAGCCAGCCCCAACATTAAACCGTGTGGAACAGGAAGCGGCGCAAGTGGTTGAAACTGTGCAGAAATCTCGTGTACGTGATCGAGTGTATGACATGCTTGATTCCGCTGAAAAGGCGGCACGTGAACGCATTGCCAAACGCCGGGGCAACATCAACTCTAACCCATTGCCAGAGTGGGGTGACTACGCCATTATCGGGGCTGCCAAGATGGGTAAAGGAACGATCAAGTTCAGCGATTGGACAGAAGAGATGGTCAAGGATCTGGGCGAACAGTTCCGACCAAGTGCCGAGAAAGTATATCAGCAAGCTAAGGAAGAATTACGGAGGCAGGAACGACTTGCCACGAAGGAAGGTCAGGCGGCTAAAGCTTTTAACGAGAGCGGAGCAGGCAACGCTGAGACATTCTCCAGTAAAGTGAACAGAGGAAGTACCAAGAAGAAAACCACATCGTTTGAGAAGAAGTGGGAGCGGGTGCGTACTCAGTTTGTTGATGAAACTGCACCACTGGAAGGACTGGAGAAGCGCGTCACAGGCAAGGTGGCAAGCGCAGAGAACAGCATCTATAAGATGGCTCGGATGTTTAAAGGAACGCCTGAGAAGGCCAATCAGGTGGTCAAGGATAAACTTGCTCCGATTATTAACCAAGCGGAGAAAGCAGGGTATTCAGCTGATGAACTTGGTAATTATGCGGTTGCTGTTCACGCACGGGATATCAATGCTGCTGGCATGAAGTCAGGTTTCACTAATGCAGAAATTGCAGCAGTAATCAGGAAGTACGAAAACACCGAACTGGAGGCGGCACGGCAAGGCCTCGTGCAGCTGAATAAAGACATGATGAAAGAGCTGGTTGACAGCGGCGTGGTCAGTCAACAGCTTGCCGATGTGCTTGCAGACCGTTGGAAAAACTACATCCCAATGTTCCGCGTATTCGACGATACAGCCGAGGGATTCGGTGGCAGTGTTTCACAGGCTTTAGCGAATGTAGCCAGCCCAATCAAAACGCTGAAAGGCTCAGAACGTAATGTAGATGATCCACTAATTAACATGGTGAAGAACATCTTCCAAAGCACAAATGCGGCGGAGCGCAACAAAGTAGCGTCTCAATTGAAACGCCTCTCCGACATTGATACAGAGGGTAATTTCATCCGGCGGTTGGACCCTGACGAAAAGGTGGGTAACAAGAACGTGGTCAACGTTCGAGTAAACGGTGAGAACGTCAAGTATGAGGTGGAGCCGGAGGTGTACCGGGCGATGCTTAATCTGGATAAAGAGTCATCCAATATGCTGATTAACATCCTATCCAAGCCAGCATCCTTGCTCCGTGCAGGCGCAACCTTGACACCAGAGTTTTCCTTGCGGAACCCGATGCGTGACGTATTGCAGGCGTATGTGACCAGTAACAGCAAATTTAATCCGATCACTGACTTCACAGCTGGGCTGATTCAATCTATTAAAAAGGGGCCGCTGTACAAGGACTGGATTGAGAACTTGGGAGCCTACGGCAACGTATTGTCGATGGATAGAGAGATGCATAAGAAGGCTTTGCAATCCGTTCTTAAAGAGAAGCCGGGCAAGAAATTCGTTAACGTGCTTACAGGTAAAGCATTCATCAACATACTGCGTGCTATCACAGACACTACAGAGTCAGCAACAAAGGTGGGTGAGTACCGAGCGGCATTACGGCAGGGAGTTAGCAAGCAAGAGGCGGCATATCGTTCCCGTGACCTGATGGACTTTGCTCGTGCAGGATCCAGTGTACGCCAGGCAAATAAAATTATCGCATTCCTGAATGCGAATATTCAGGGGAAAAGCAAATTAATCCGCTCGATTAAAGAGAATCCAGTGGGTACGACAACCAGAATGTTTGTTGCGGCTACGTTGCCAACACTGGCTATTGTTGCGGCTAACCGGCAATTTGCCAACGAGACTCAGAAGCAGACCATTGCTGATGCGCCGGATTGGATGCGGGATACGTTTTGGTTGATGGCCATCCCTGGTACCGATATGGTGGCCCGGATACCGAAGCCGTTTGATATCGCACCGATCTTCGCCAATCTTCCGGAACGAGCTGCACAGTTTGTCCTAGACAAGGACCCGGATGCATTCGACGGATTCATGCGTAGATCTTTGAGTGATGCAGCATTGCCGGTTCAGATCACGGGCTTGTGGCCGTTTATAGAGGGTATGGCGAATTACTCCTTCTTCCGTGAAGGCGCCATAATTCCTCAGCGAGAACAAGGTTTGGCTTATAAGGATCAATACGATCCTACCCGGACAACAGAGGTGGCCAAACTGTTGGCAGGCATCATGTCCAAGGCAACCGGAGAGAAGGGCATGCTGAAGAACTTTTCATCTCCACGGATCATGGACAACACAATTCAAGGCCTGACAGCAGGACTCGGTACCTATGCTACATCAGCTATGGACACCATCCTGAAAGGTGTAGGAGCTGTTGACCGTCCAGCAAGCCCAGAGAAACGTTTGGAGCAGAAACCTTTCCTCAAAGCATTCTTGGTCGATCCACTGCAATCAACAAAAGGCACAGACAAGCTGTATACACGTAAGGATGAACTAGCCAAAGAGAAGGCGTCTGCCAAACTGAACGGCACCACGTTTGATAAAGTGGTAGAACTGAAGACACTGGAGAATGCAGCAGATCAAATGAGCAAGATCAACAAGCAAATCCGTACCATCGAAGGCGATGTAAATCTGACAGCCAAACAGAAGCGGGATCAGATCGAACCACTGCTTACACAACGTAATGAAATATCTCGAAACGCTATGCAAAAGTAG
- a CDS encoding Mu-like prophage major head subunit gpT family protein: MQTKLRWDPRVLEPIFKEIYSLQMANKKDYIPLLYGVSNSTKDRESYEGVGAEGLMEEWGQSNNQVYYEDIDELWQQVIRNRKFSDGRIIERDFIDDLKLTQIKNQIIGLADAVYKTQQLQAVEFLNNAFLSQGPNFRGRIEKYLGPDGKPLCAADHPYSPTNSTDVQSNLGNKPLTIDSWDETATAMQEWVDDKGNLMAVVPDTIIVAPYNARAAFKIAGLPDADLPKYEPGSNHFDANMYMGNLKVIVDPFIHPSQRKNWWAMDSARKERLNQWQWRRKPENGSITDFDTEVTKHKVVGRWGFGFINYSFIFGHNVQD; the protein is encoded by the coding sequence ATGCAAACAAAATTGAGATGGGATCCACGAGTACTTGAACCAATCTTTAAAGAAATTTACTCGCTTCAAATGGCGAACAAGAAAGATTATATTCCGTTGCTGTACGGGGTGAGCAATTCTACAAAGGATCGCGAGTCCTATGAAGGTGTAGGTGCAGAAGGTCTCATGGAAGAATGGGGCCAATCGAACAATCAGGTGTACTATGAGGACATCGATGAGTTGTGGCAGCAAGTAATCCGTAACCGTAAATTCTCGGATGGACGGATTATTGAACGTGACTTCATTGATGACCTGAAACTTACACAAATCAAAAACCAAATCATCGGTTTGGCTGATGCCGTGTATAAAACACAGCAATTGCAGGCGGTTGAGTTCTTGAACAACGCATTCTTATCACAAGGCCCTAACTTTAGAGGGCGTATCGAGAAATATCTGGGACCAGATGGCAAGCCGCTTTGCGCAGCCGATCATCCATACAGCCCAACTAACTCAACGGATGTACAGTCCAACCTGGGTAACAAGCCTTTGACGATTGACTCATGGGATGAAACAGCTACAGCAATGCAAGAATGGGTGGACGATAAGGGCAACCTGATGGCAGTTGTACCAGACACGATCATTGTCGCACCTTACAACGCACGTGCAGCCTTCAAGATTGCAGGTTTGCCAGATGCTGATCTTCCTAAGTATGAGCCAGGAAGTAATCACTTCGATGCAAACATGTACATGGGCAATCTGAAAGTAATTGTTGATCCGTTTATTCATCCTTCACAACGTAAAAACTGGTGGGCTATGGACTCTGCTCGCAAAGAGCGCTTGAATCAATGGCAATGGAGACGTAAGCCAGAGAATGGATCTATCACTGACTTTGACACTGAAGTTACAAAACATAAAGTTGTAGGACGTTGGGGATTTGGATTCATCAACTACTCCTTCATCTTTGGACATAACGTACAAGATTAA
- the terL gene encoding phage terminase large subunit, whose translation MDYDSDMRDADGKHLDVLDRALMDVSEGKIKRLIVTMPPRHGKSERVSKKFPAWHIGKYPNDEIILASYALSLSRDNNRIARDTFMDRSGLFGVSISGARQSAESWGIEGYRGGVNAAGVGGPITGKGARIAIIDDPLKNAEEANSEVVRESLWSWYTSTLYTRLTPDGRIIVVMTRWHEDDLVGRLLKKEADEIKQGTHKGERWTVINFPAVAEDDDYLGRKPGEALWPEFGFNVQRLDQIKSDVGSYVFSALYQQRPSAAGGTIFQRKHFRYFKFEQIHNVQYVVLSDGRRFTAQACWMFQTVDTANSEKTINDYFAVSTFMVTPDNDILIRDVYRTHIEGPEQKTLMKQMEHRYKPKFQAIEDKTFGTNLIQECKRDGMTILPVKVDKDKVTRALPIAARYELGKVFHREDGDWLDDFEAELMSFPKGKNDDQVDTVSMAGEIVHTVSGQQEAAWGANPESLTGKRVDFDTEEEYDDDAKPSFW comes from the coding sequence ATGGACTATGACAGCGATATGCGAGATGCAGACGGGAAGCACCTGGATGTACTGGACCGAGCGCTGATGGATGTGTCTGAGGGCAAGATCAAGCGTTTGATCGTCACAATGCCACCACGGCACGGTAAGTCAGAGCGGGTATCGAAAAAGTTTCCAGCATGGCACATAGGAAAATATCCAAACGATGAGATCATATTGGCATCCTATGCGTTGTCGCTCAGCCGGGATAATAACCGGATTGCACGAGACACGTTCATGGACCGATCGGGTCTATTTGGCGTTTCTATCTCCGGTGCGAGACAGTCGGCTGAGTCATGGGGTATAGAAGGCTACCGAGGCGGTGTGAATGCAGCTGGTGTAGGTGGTCCAATCACAGGTAAGGGTGCACGCATAGCAATCATTGATGACCCACTAAAGAATGCTGAAGAGGCCAACAGTGAGGTTGTACGTGAGAGCCTATGGAGTTGGTACACATCAACTTTGTACACACGGTTAACGCCAGACGGACGCATTATTGTGGTTATGACACGGTGGCATGAGGACGACTTGGTTGGGAGGCTGTTAAAGAAGGAAGCCGATGAGATTAAGCAAGGAACACATAAGGGCGAGCGTTGGACGGTGATCAACTTCCCGGCAGTAGCTGAGGACGATGATTATCTGGGTCGTAAACCTGGGGAGGCGCTATGGCCTGAGTTTGGCTTCAACGTGCAGCGTCTGGACCAGATCAAGTCCGACGTTGGCTCGTATGTATTCAGTGCCTTGTATCAGCAGAGGCCATCAGCTGCGGGCGGTACGATATTCCAGCGTAAACACTTCAGGTACTTCAAGTTTGAGCAGATCCACAATGTGCAGTATGTGGTCCTATCAGACGGACGAAGGTTTACAGCACAAGCATGCTGGATGTTCCAAACCGTTGATACAGCGAACAGCGAGAAGACAATCAATGACTACTTTGCTGTTTCAACGTTCATGGTCACGCCTGACAACGACATCCTGATCCGTGACGTGTACCGCACGCACATTGAGGGACCGGAGCAGAAGACGCTGATGAAGCAGATGGAGCATCGGTACAAGCCGAAATTTCAGGCGATTGAGGACAAGACATTCGGTACCAACTTGATACAGGAGTGCAAGCGTGATGGGATGACCATCCTGCCTGTGAAGGTAGACAAGGACAAGGTTACCCGGGCATTGCCGATTGCTGCACGTTATGAGCTAGGCAAGGTGTTCCACCGTGAGGATGGAGACTGGTTGGACGACTTCGAGGCTGAGTTGATGAGCTTCCCGAAAGGTAAGAACGACGACCAAGTCGATACAGTGTCGATGGCTGGCGAGATCGTGCATACCGTCAGTGGGCAGCAGGAGGCAGCATGGGGAGCTAATCCAGAGTCTCTTACAGGCAAGCGGGTGGACTTTGATACAGAGGAAGAATACGACGACGATGCTAAGCCGTCATTCTGGTGA
- a CDS encoding terminase small subunit, producing the protein MAELRPQMMLFVTEYLSNGNNATQAAIAAGYSEKTASSQGSRLLKSVEVQQYLNKTEQNLNKDLRMMFAEDAVKAYNVMMEIMQSPNAMDKDRLVAARDLLDRAGYKPVDRVQADVQGEVNHNHEYHIEQQITTDPESAELLKQLWRRQHASTPE; encoded by the coding sequence ATGGCAGAACTGAGACCACAAATGATGCTGTTTGTGACTGAATATCTGAGTAACGGAAACAACGCAACACAGGCTGCCATTGCAGCAGGATACAGTGAGAAGACAGCGTCAAGTCAGGGCAGTAGGCTGTTAAAGTCTGTTGAGGTTCAACAATATCTTAACAAAACTGAACAGAATCTTAACAAGGACTTGCGCATGATGTTCGCTGAGGATGCTGTCAAGGCGTATAACGTGATGATGGAGATCATGCAGAGTCCGAACGCAATGGACAAGGATAGGCTGGTTGCTGCAAGGGATTTGCTAGATCGCGCAGGCTACAAACCAGTTGATCGGGTACAAGCGGATGTGCAAGGTGAGGTGAATCATAACCATGAGTACCATATCGAGCAACAGATCACCACAGACCCCGAAAGTGCCGAGCTTCTCAAACAACTTTGGCGCAGACAACACGCCAGTACCCCTGAGTAG
- a CDS encoding 3'-5' exoribonuclease domain-containing protein, which translates to MRVFMDAEFTGLHQNTTLISIGMVAEDGEEFYAEFTDYDRSQVDEWLQQNVINNCRFLPYSNYKLTTESQFVDGNGFAGGASFIRTCLEEWLSQYEAVEIWSDCLSYDWVLFNQIWGHAFNIPKNVYYIPFDICTLMKVKGVDPDVNREEFAGIEGAKHNALHDAKVIKVCYDKLMG; encoded by the coding sequence GTGAGAGTATTTATGGATGCCGAGTTCACAGGCCTGCACCAGAACACAACACTAATCAGCATTGGGATGGTCGCTGAAGATGGTGAAGAGTTCTATGCAGAGTTTACGGATTATGACCGCAGCCAAGTAGATGAGTGGTTACAACAGAATGTCATAAATAACTGCAGATTCCTGCCATACAGTAATTACAAGTTGACTACTGAATCACAATTTGTAGATGGCAATGGGTTTGCTGGTGGCGCATCGTTCATTCGCACATGCCTAGAAGAGTGGCTGAGCCAGTATGAAGCCGTAGAGATATGGAGCGATTGCCTATCTTACGACTGGGTGCTGTTCAATCAGATCTGGGGTCACGCGTTCAACATTCCAAAGAACGTCTATTACATCCCGTTTGATATCTGCACGCTGATGAAGGTTAAAGGCGTAGATCCTGATGTGAACAGAGAAGAGTTTGCAGGCATTGAAGGTGCGAAGCATAACGCGCTACATGATGCCAAGGTGATCAAGGTGTGCTATGACAAGCTGATGGGTTAA
- a CDS encoding sigma factor-like helix-turn-helix DNA-binding protein: MDNNQVTELLKDYRSYEYAVNNCGPIQDDEVLPYIISERMRDKNTWDKVRYNRIVNLIEGAVNNVLNDDQRSVIMKKYLDRNTMTLAQIAAATQRDASRVSRLHTEAIRKLSIALEPLSEKETEINNLDYMFDRKMSLHEIHTKSA, from the coding sequence ATGGACAATAATCAGGTGACTGAGCTGCTGAAGGATTATAGATCGTATGAATACGCGGTGAACAACTGTGGACCCATTCAAGATGATGAAGTATTGCCGTATATAATCTCAGAGCGAATGAGAGACAAAAACACGTGGGATAAGGTGCGTTACAACAGAATAGTGAATCTGATCGAGGGCGCAGTTAATAACGTGTTGAATGACGATCAGCGCTCAGTAATCATGAAAAAGTATCTGGATCGCAACACAATGACACTGGCTCAGATTGCAGCAGCCACGCAACGGGACGCAAGTCGGGTATCACGCCTTCACACTGAAGCGATTCGTAAGCTGTCCATTGCCCTAGAGCCATTAAGCGAGAAAGAAACTGAGATTAACAATCTGGATTACATGTTCGACAGAAAGATGAGTCTGCATGAAATTCACACGAAATCCGCATGA
- a CDS encoding DUF2829 domain-containing protein, translating into MDFGQAIAQLKGGQKVARAGWNGKGMFVYYVPPGTYPARTEAAKSIGEDIEYNAYFAIKNVNGTVSTWVPSINDCLAEDWKVA; encoded by the coding sequence ATGGATTTCGGACAGGCTATTGCACAGTTAAAAGGCGGACAGAAGGTTGCGCGTGCTGGATGGAACGGCAAAGGGATGTTTGTGTACTACGTTCCTCCAGGAACATACCCAGCACGTACAGAAGCTGCTAAATCAATTGGCGAAGACATCGAATATAATGCTTACTTCGCAATCAAGAATGTGAACGGTACGGTGAGTACTTGGGTGCCATCAATCAACGACTGTCTCGCAGAAGATTGGAAAGTCGCGTGA
- a CDS encoding RusA family crossover junction endodeoxyribonuclease, with translation MIEFTVDIAPMGAVRMTQRGKWTSTTAQRYLSYKNVIGMQARKYCSEPLRRPIEAEIHFFHPIPASWSKKRQEAARVGETMPVVKPDIDNCVKGVFDALNKIAWNDDNQVVSLVTHKHYSDKPRIVIKLKEAQAA, from the coding sequence TTGATTGAATTTACAGTGGACATCGCTCCCATGGGTGCGGTCCGCATGACACAACGAGGTAAATGGACAAGTACAACAGCACAGCGATATCTGAGTTACAAGAACGTAATCGGGATGCAGGCAAGGAAGTATTGCTCAGAACCTCTCAGACGGCCCATAGAGGCGGAGATACACTTCTTCCACCCAATTCCTGCGAGTTGGAGTAAAAAGCGTCAGGAGGCCGCTAGAGTTGGCGAGACGATGCCTGTAGTAAAGCCGGACATAGACAACTGTGTAAAGGGTGTATTCGATGCTCTAAACAAGATTGCCTGGAACGATGACAACCAGGTGGTATCGCTGGTCACGCACAAACACTATTCAGACAAGCCAAGGATCGTCATCAAACTGAAGGAGGCGCAGGCGGCATGA
- a CDS encoding ATP-binding protein, whose translation MQSVKGELKKLDLEAIRRRVSSHSSTNEVAAAVPKQYRCKQCKDDLGWLKRVQLSNNPFDYMDKWEDCPCTKERAIERLMKSSQISDRFRKKTLSNFVIDGAAAIVKEAYQAAVEYTESFAEIKDSPQNSMALLGQSGAGKTHLLMGVSNNLLKKGIAVFYFPYIEGFSELKDNLDTAGTRLQKLKTAEVLFIDDLFKGGKRDKHTGIKMPSDWEVDKMIEVINHRYLEQKPTLISSERDIAALCDIDEALGGRIHEMCKDYMVIIKGGMELNQRFL comes from the coding sequence ATGCAGAGCGTAAAGGGAGAACTGAAGAAGTTAGATCTGGAGGCAATCCGCCGGAGAGTAAGTTCGCATTCCTCAACCAACGAAGTCGCCGCAGCGGTTCCTAAACAGTACCGGTGCAAACAATGCAAGGACGATCTGGGATGGCTCAAGCGTGTGCAACTCAGCAATAACCCATTTGACTACATGGACAAGTGGGAAGATTGCCCTTGCACGAAAGAGCGAGCCATCGAACGACTCATGAAGTCCAGCCAGATATCAGACCGGTTTCGCAAGAAGACGTTGAGCAACTTTGTAATAGATGGGGCGGCCGCGATTGTGAAAGAGGCATACCAAGCAGCAGTGGAATATACAGAGTCGTTTGCAGAGATCAAGGATTCACCGCAGAACAGCATGGCGCTGCTTGGGCAATCGGGAGCTGGGAAGACTCATTTGCTTATGGGAGTGAGTAACAACCTGCTAAAAAAGGGTATCGCAGTCTTCTACTTCCCTTACATCGAGGGATTCAGCGAATTAAAAGACAATTTGGACACAGCGGGTACAAGGCTCCAGAAACTAAAAACGGCCGAGGTATTGTTCATCGACGACTTGTTCAAGGGCGGGAAGAGGGACAAGCATACAGGAATAAAGATGCCGAGTGACTGGGAAGTGGACAAGATGATTGAGGTCATCAACCACAGGTATCTGGAGCAGAAGCCAACGCTGATTAGTTCGGAACGTGATATTGCTGCCCTGTGCGACATTGACGAGGCGTTGGGTGGACGTATTCATGAGATGTGTAAGGACTACATGGTAATTATAAAAGGTGGTATGGAGTTAAACCAAAGATTTTTATAG